The DNA region GGTTGTAGTGGAGCCAGCGGCGCTGCCTCCCCAGGCCACCCCTTCTGCACCGCAACTGAGCCTGGCGGGAGCACTCTTTATTCTCTGGGCATGCGGCGCCTTGGTCTCCCTGTTGCTTCCCGTGCTGCACACCGCGCGTCTTTTGCACCGACTACGCCTTAGGACAACGCTGTCACCCTGGGAGCACAAGCCAGAATGGCGCCCGCTGCGGGTTTTTGCCAGCCCATTAGTGAGCTTGCCACTGAGCGTGGGCCTGCGCTGCCGCACGGTTTTCGTGCCGCCTGAGTGGCAGGGCTGGCCCGCCCGGACCAAGGATGTGACGATGTACCACGAGTTAGCGCACGCCGCGCGGGGCGACAGCTGGGCGCAACTGGCACAAGTGATCACCCGCGCAATCTATTTCTTCCACCCGTTCGTTTGGGTGCTCTACCGCCTGGCGGAGGACTACCGCGAGATGGCGTGCGACGACAGGGCCCGCCAGGCAGCGCAAGTGTCAGCCGTGGAGTACACCCGTCAGCTACAGCAGCTTGCAGGGGCTGTGCTTGGTGCCGAGCACGGTAGCGCCGGCGTCACGGCCCTGCTCAGGCAGAGGAACAGGCTGCTGCGCCGGGTGCAGTACCAAATGGAGGACAAAGCCATGAGAAAGGCCGCACAAAGACGCGCGCTGGCAGTGGTGGTGGCCCTTGCCCTGTTGGTGTTCTCGCTGTCGTTCTACTGTGGGAAGAAAGCCCCTCAAGCCGACACGGGGACGATCAAGGGCTTTGTGACAGAGGCGGCCACCGGCACACGGATAGCAGGGGCACGCATTGCCCTGGTTGGGACGCGCCTCAGCGCGCGCACGGACGAGAACGGGGAATTTGCCATCCCAGACGTGCCACCAGGGACCTACATAGTTGAAGCCCAGGCCGCAGGTTATCATGTCCACCGCATCGAGGCCTTTGCGGTGCAGGGCAACACGGTCCACATGCTTGCCCTCAATCTGCCCAAGAGCGGAGAGCCTGCCAAGCAATTGGGCACACCTCCCGTCGTGTTCGTCGCCTGGGACGAACCTCCTGAGCCTATTGGCGGCTTTCAAGCGATTCAAGCCAACCTGCGCTACCCGGAGGAGGTGAGAAAGGCTGGGATTGAGGGCAAGGTCTACGTGATTGCCGTCATCGACAGCAACGGGACGGTGCGACAGGCCTACGCGCAGCCGGACACGACACCCGCCCACCTGCTGCTCGAGAAGGCGGCCCTGGAGGCTGTGAGCAACGTAGCCTGGAAGCCTGCCAGGAAAGAGGGACGACCTGTGGCAGTGCAGATTGGCGTCCCCGTCATGTTTAAGGTAAAGGGGGGCATCCCGCAGAACTTCCCGTGCAGCCCGGCGCTGCAGGCTGCTTCTCGCCTTACAATGAGCCGCCAGAACCAATCGGCGGATTGGCGGCAATTCAGCAAAACCTGGTTTATCCCGAGCAGGCCAAACAAGCCGGAATCGAAGGAAGGGTCCTGGTGATTGCAGTGATCGACAGCAATGCACGCGTCGAGCGCGCATGGGTACAAGACGGTGGATTCATGGCGGGGTACGGCTTGGAAGCGGCGGCCATTGAGGCGGTCCGTAGCACACCTTTCACCCCCGCAAAATACAACGGAAAACCGGTGTCAGTGCAGATTGGGATACCAGTCATCTTCAAGCTCGATGCAAGGGTCGCCTACGACACTCCACCGACCGACGCCCCGGGGAGGATTCGAGGAGCTGCAGCGCAACTTGGTCCACCCTGATGAGGCTCGCCGTGCAGGTGTGGAAGGCAAAGTCCTAGTCCGGGTCTTGGTCGACAAGGAGGGACGCGTTGTCTCGGCAACCGTACAGCAGTCGTTAGAGCCAAGCTGCGACGAAGCGGCCGTCCCCGCGGTGAGGGCAACCAGCTGGTCGCCCGCCCTCAAGGACGGCAAGCCAGTGGAGGCGAGTACCTCGGTGCCGGTCGTTTTTCGCCTAAAGAACGAGTAGTGGCCCTGTTGGGAGGGTGCCGACCCGGTACTCTCCCCTTTTTCCTTCTGGGCTCTTGGGGGGATCCGCTTTCGCTCAGCTCCCGCAAGACGCCACAATTGCTTGCGCCCCCGAGGGCTTTCCTTGCGCGGCGCACGGCCCTCTCCCCGGTCTGCGGCGCTTGTCCACCGGACAGGCGGGTTTCACCTCGGCGTTTTTCCCCTTGCAATTGACGACTATTTTGCTAACTTTGCAGAGCACCAGGAACCGGCTCTTGCAAAAACGGAAAAGGACGGCGCATGGGCTTTTCTGCCATTGACTACGTGCTGCTTCTGCTCTATTTGGTGTCCATTGCTTGCTTTGGCATCTGGATGGGGCGCAGGCAAAGAGACGCGCGAGACTATTTTCTCGGCAGCCGCACCCTCCCCTGGCCGGCGGTCTGTTTCTCGGTGGTGGCAGCCGAGACCAGTACGCTCACCTTCATCAGCATTCCGGGTTTGGCATACTTGACCAACCTGTCGTTCTTACAGGTGACCTTCGGCTACCTGCTTGGGCGCATCGTGGTCAGTGTGCTTCTTCTTCCAGCCTACGCCCGTGGAGAGGTGAGCACCGCCTATGCCTTCTTGGAGCGGCGTTTCGGCCAAAAGACGCGGCGCTTTGCCTCGCTGGTCTTCCTCTTCACCCGCCTGGCTGCCGATGGGGTCCGCCTCTTTGCCACTGCCATCCCCCTCAAGTTCATCCTGAATGTGGACTACCCGGTGGCGATCGGCATCCTGGCGGTGGTGGCATTTGCCTACACCTTTGCCGGCGGCGTGCGCAGCGTGATCTGGATCGATGCCGTGCAGATGTTCATCTACCTCGGCGGGGCCTTGGCAACTGCGGCCATCATTTTGACACACAGCGAAGGGGGAGTGACTGCCACCTTCAGTCGGCTGCTCGCAGAGGGGAAGCTGCAGGTGTTCGATCTTGGCTTTGGCAAGGCCTTCCTCCAAAAGCCCTATTCATTGCCTGCGGGTCTGCTGGGAGGGGCTCTGCTCTCCATGGCCTCCCATGGCACCGACCAGCTCATCGTGCAGCGCATCTTGACCACCAGGAACATTGCCAATGCCCGCAAGGCGCTGATCGGCACCGGGATAATCATCATCGGGCAATTTGCGATTTTCCTGATAGCGGGCGCGCTGCTCTACGCACATTTTGCAGGGGCGCCGCTTGCGAGCCTTGGTCTGCTGCGGTCAGATGAGGTCTTTCCCTACTTCATCGTGCACGCTCTGCCCAGCGGTGTGGCGGGGCCGGTCATTGCCGGCCTGTTGGCTGCGGCCCTTTCCACCTTGGCCGGTTCCATGAGCTCCATGGCGTCGTCGGTGGTCTTCGACCTGGGGCGAATGGGCCGCGCAGACGAGCGTGCCGGCTCAGGGCTGCGCTTGGCTCGCCTGGCCACGGCTGGCGCTGCAGCAGCGCTGGTCTTGTCGGCGTTGCTCTTCATGAGCTCCACGCGCGCGGTGGTGGAAACGGCGCTGAGCATTGCCTCCTTCACCTACGGAGGACTCTTGGGCACCTTCCTCCTGGGCATCTTCTCACGGAAGGCGAGTCAAGAGGACGCCCTGGCCGCCTTTGTGGCCGGCATCCTGGTGATGATTACGGTCATTTCCCTCAAGCTGGTGGCTTGGACTTGGTTCACCTTCATTGGTGTCGTGACCACCTTGGCCGTTGGCAAGCTTCTGTCGGCGCTGTCTGAGGGCAGGTCAGAGGCCAGGCCTTAGGGGTGATCTGTGGGTGCGGGTCGGACGCCACCACCGGAGGATTGGGCTGCGGGCAGATCAGTTCCTGAACTTCGCCGGTTGCCGTCCGGCTGTGTACTTTTGCAACAAATGACAGAACAAACAGCCAAGAATTTGAGAAATTCGCTATTGACAATGGCGCGAAGAGTGGGTATATTTACAGCGTGAGTGTCCAGGATGGGCGATGCTTCGCGGGGCAGCCGTGGGAACAAGCAAGGAGGAAAGGCAGGCCAAGCGAGCCGGCCCCCCGGATGAAAGTGCCTTTGCGGCGAACCTCTGCCAACTGCAGTGAGACTGGCGCTGCACAGGCGCAGCGTAAAGCCCCCCATTCCTCGGTAGGTCCGCCGCGCAGTTTCTCGCCGCTCGCCCATTGCACCTTAACTGGAGGAGGGCACATGCCATGAGAAAGGTCACGATTTTCGTCGCCGTGCTCGTCATGCTCGCAGCGACCGTCGGCCGCGGGCAGATACCCCAGACCATGAGCTACCAGGGGTTACTCACCGACGCCAGCGGCCACCCGGTTCCTGATGGCACGTACGCGCTCACCTTCAGGCTCTACGACGTGGCCACAGGGGGGACGGCGCTGTGGACTGAGACGCAGCCAGTAGTGGTCAGCGGCGGCGTGATGAGCGTCACCCTGGGAGCCCTCATTCCTCTGTCGCTGCCTTTTGACCGCCAGTACTGGCTGGGGATCGCCGTCGGTACGGAGCCCGAGCTGATGCCCAGGATACAGTTGACCTCTTCCCCCTACGCGTTCGCGGCGCGCGGCGTGTACGGCACCGGAAACGTGTTTCCGGCAGCGGGGTCAGTGGGTGTCGGCGTCACCTCTCCTGGTGCCTCTTTGGAAGTCGCCGGCGACATGATTGTGCGCGTAGCCCACGACGCCGGTACCGTGGAGCCCGGGACCAAGCTGCTCATCCACGGAGCCGATGGTCACCTGCTGACCAAGACGGTGCGCGAGGTGACATTGCAGGGGCCTCCAGGGCCGCAGGGGCCGGAGGGTCCGCAAGGCCCTCCCGGGCCGCAGGGTGAGAAGGGCGAGCGAGGCGAACCTGGTCCGCAAGGCATCCAAGGGCCTCCAGGACCGCAGGGGCCAAAGGGCGACCCTGGCGATGTAGGGCCGCAGGGCCCCCCGGGACCACAGGGACCTGCGGGACCTCAGGGGCCGAAGGGGGACAAAGGGGACAAGGGGGACAAGGGCGATCCCGGCCCGCAGGGGCCGCAAGGTCCCGCTGGCCCCCAAGGACCTGCTGGACCGCAGGGGCCTCCTGGACCGCAAGGCCCGGCAGGTCCACAGGGGCCTCCCGGGCCAATCGGTGGCAACGATGGCCAGGTGGTGTACAATAACGGAGGGGTCGCCGGCGGCGCGGATATCTACTATGACGACGTGCGCAACCGCGTGGGCATCGGCACCGAGACCCCCAAGGGCAAGCTCCATGTGCGTAGCGAAAGCATCGGCGTCACCGGCTCGCACGTGCCGCGCCGCGGCCTAGTGCTGGAGGGCGAGACCACTGCCCTCTACATCATCAGCAACCGCCAGAGCACCGGCGGCTCCGGCTTGACCTTAGGCGAGGTGCACGAAGGCACGTTCATCGACACCTGGTCGCTGGACAGGCAATCCAACGCCCTGGGCGACGGCAACATGCGCCTGCGCTACGGCACCGACCCCAGCCACTGGCATAACACCGCGCACCTCGTGGTGACCAAGACAGGACTTTTTGGCTTTGGCACTGAGGCGCCCACCGCGCGCGTAGATGTGAACGCCGCCACCGGCTACAACCAGCTCCGCCTGCGCACCTCTTACACACCCACTGGCACCGAAGACCCGAATGGCAATGTGGGCGACATCGCCTGGGACAATGACTACATCTACGTTAAGACCAGCGCCGGGTGGAAGCGCGCCGCATTGAGCGTGTGGTAGCCACACGGGCGAGGCGGAATTGCATGCCAGGCATGGCATGAAGGAGGCAGTCATGAGATCGCTCATCGTCACCATGCTGCTGCCGGCGGCGCTGGCAGTTGAGGCCGTAGCGCAACACCGCATCCCATGGGGCACGCTGTCCAACGGCGGAGGTGTAAGCAGCGGCACCACCTACTGCGCCAAAGTAGTCCTTGGGCAACCAGGCATTGCCCAAGGCGGTGGCACGGCCTACACCATCCGCAACGGCTTCTTGTTCATCCTGGCGGAGCTAACCCCGGCAACTGGCGTACCTGCTGCCGAAGGCCAAGTGCCTGCGGAGTTTGGGTTGGGACCGAACTTCCCCAACCCGTTCAACCCGAGCACGACCATTCCCTTTAGCCTCAAGACCAGGTGCTTCGTCACCTTGCGTCTGTTTGACGGCTTGGGAAGGGAGGTGGCCACTCTGGTGCAGGGGAATCTTGAGCCAGGCCGCCACACAGTCATCCTGGATGGTAGCGCCCTGCCCAGCGGCGTGTACTTCTACAGGATAGAAGCAGGCCCGTTCGTCGCGCTGCGCAAGGCCACGCTGCTGAAGTAGGCGCAGACCAATGCGGCAAATCCCGGCAGGCGTCCTCGTGGCGCCTGCCGCTCTTTTTGCGCACCTGGTGCACATTCCTCTTGAAAAGGCCACCACAAATTCGCATATTTAGGCAGCAGCACAAATGCCAGAATGGAGACCGCCTCCAAGAAGCGAGCCAAAGCATCTCTCCCCTGAGCGCGTACGTGCTGGAATGCCGAAGGAGCCACGCATCGCGCACCACTTCTGACTCGCCGCAATGGACTTCTCCCTTCTTCCTGCTGGCAGCGAGCGCCTACACGAGCAGGGTATCCTCGCCATACACGAGGAAGAGTTCCTCCGCCTTCTTCCTGTGGATGAACATCGGGCGTGGCAGCTCTTTGTGAGTGACTACTCCGCGTTCATCCTCCGGCTCATCGGCCATTTCGTCACCGACTATGACGATAGGATGGAGCTCTACCTCTTCGTCTGCCAGAGGTTAGCTGCTAACCGCCTGCGGAGGCTCAAGCGCTTCGTTTGTGACCCGTATGCACCATGCAAGTTGACCACCTGGCTCGTCCCGGTCATCCGCAACCTGGTCATAGATTGGTTTCGCCACAAGGAGGGGCGCAAGCGGCCGAGCAGGTGCATTGCCGCCCTGCCAGAGCTGACGCAGATGGTTTTCAAGTACTGCTATCAGCAGGGGTACACGCCGGGAGAAGCGTTCGAGCTCATCAGAACCAGGCACGACCCGCGCCTGCGCTTTGAGGAGGTGAGCAGAGCCCTCGATCAGATTCACGATGCCTTGGCCGGGGCCAAGATGTGGGCAGTGGCGAGAGCCATGCTGCGCAACGCACCAGCCTATCCCGTGGAAGGCGAGCGTGCGTCAGAGGATCGTCCTGAAATCGAGCTCTCGGCTCCCGAGGCACCGCCGGACATGGAAACACAGATGGTGCAGCTTCGCCGCACCCTGCAGGAAGCCATCGAAAGCCTGCCTGCGCACGAGCAGTTGCTGCTGCGGCTGCGGTTCGAGGAAACCCTTTCGGCCTCGGAGATCGCAGACCTCCTTCATCTGCGCGACAGCCGCGCGGCTTACCAGGGCATCCGCCAGGCCATAGGGCACCTGCGCAAACGGCTCCACGAAAGCGGCTGGCAAGCGGAGGATTTCTCGGTCTTGTTAGAGGGTGAGAGGCCCTAATTTGCAGAGCTTGTCCGTTTAATTATTTCGCAAGCCGGAAAAATTCCCTCGTGCTAAGCCAGGGAGTTCAGCATGCAACACTTGACCATTGGCCGGCTCCTGGCCACTCCGGAGCTTGGCGGCAGCGAACCACTTTCACCTGCGGCGAGGCAGCATTTGGCGCAGTGCTCGCGTTGCAGGGAGACGTACACCCTGGTAGCAGCTGCCGCCACAGAAGTTCGACGTCAGCAGCTCAGCCGTGGTGCCCCCGAGACAGCCTGCCTCTCCGAAGAAGAAATCGCCGCCTATCTCGAAAGCGGTTCAGAGCGGGAGCAGGTTGAACTGCACCTGCTGAGGTGCACCCGTTGCCTCCAGGCCGTGGTGGACACCTACCGGATGCTCGGCACGGCAAGCGAACAGGAGCCAGTGGAGGTGCCGGCCTGGGCTCTGCGCAAGGCGAGGTCATTGGTACGTCCGAGACCAGGGGATGCATTAGCAAAGTTCCTCACGCGAGCATGGGAGGCATTGGGGAGGACTTCTCTGGGCTGGCGATGGGCTGTCGCTGGAGGAGCAGCAATCCTCGTGCTTGCCGCCGTGCTCGTGGGCAATCCTGAGCTGCGAAGCCGCCTCCGGCCAGGGGAGGCAACCAGGGTTGCCGCATTGCAGCAGGGTCGTCCGACTCTCCTGTCGCCAGCGCGGGGCAGTTTGGTTGAGTCAGAAAGCATCCAGCTTCGTTGGCAGACGGTACCCAGGGCCCTTCGCTATCGCGTAGTGGTGCTGAACGCCATCGGCGACACGGCATGGACAGGGCAGACCTCCGCAGTGCAAACCACGCTCGCTCGCGGCGCCACTCCCCTGAAGCAGGGGGAGACCTATTTCTGGACGGTGAAAGCGCTCATGCCGGACGGGAACACCGTTTCTTACGAACTGGGTTACTTCCAGGTGGCCTGGCCGTAGAAGGCGACAACTACCGTGCGAAGCCTCGTCCTCATCCTCCTGTTGGTGGTTTTGCAGGCCGTGTCTGCGTGGACAGTGGCCACTGCGCAAGAATGGTTCTCGGAGGACTTTTCCGCCCCAACGCTAAGTACCGCGTGGCCAATATCCACCTGGTCGGGCACGCCGTGGTCGTACCACGTCCCCTCGCGCTTTTCCCTTTCCGCACATCCCGGACATCTCAGGTTCTTGCTCGGCGCCATGGTGTTGGACCGTCCCCAGCCTTCCTTCAGTGGCTATTGGCACTATCCCTCACTTGAGCTCAGGCGAAGAATCACGGGCAGCCGCTGGGTGTGCCTTCTCAAGGTCACCTACTTCCTGCCGCTGGCCAACATGCGCGAGTTCTACACTGACATCTGCTTTGGCAACCCAGAGGAGCCGGCCGGCCTTTTGCGCTTAGCCCGGTGCAGGGACATTGAACCGCGTTTCGACCGGCACATCGCGACAGTGAGAAGTGGCGACCGTGCCGCCCAGGCCTCCATGCTCCACCCGGATGACCAATGGGGCAGCGCGCTCTTCACCTACTACTACCGCATCGTACGAGAAGGCCAGACACTCACCGTGCAATGGAGCGCGGACGGCCATGCGTACACGACCGCCCTCGTTTTCAACATGGGGCTGCAGATGAGCAGGAGCGAGCAGTGGCTGGCCATCCGCGGCACCCCATGGTTCACGCCCTCCGACTCGTTCGCCGACTACATCATCCTTGCGCCCCCGGGTGGAGCAGCAGAATCGGTCAATTCCTTGCTCGAGCACGCCTGTGCCGAGGCAGCTATCAAGACCGGCCAGTCTGTCCCGGCATCCGGTCACGCGCGGCTTGCGCGCTTGGCGCGCCTGGTGCAGGAAACCGAGCAGGTGACCCGCCACCTGCTGGAGGAGGAGTTCAAGGCAAGCTTTGTAACCAGCAGGGTGTGGGTCTACGAGGAGGTGGTTTCCACCCTTTTCGAGTTGCACCAACGCCAGCCTGGACATGGGTACCAGCGAGAGGCCTTTCGCTACGCCGCGAGGGCAAAGGCCCGCGCCTTTCTCCTGCTCCTTGCCGAAGGGCACGTGCGCGTGCGCGAGGGATCTTCACCCGTGCTCCTGGCGCGCGAGCAGGAGCTGATGGAGCAGGTGGCCTCGGTAGAGGCGCGGCTGGCCCGCTCCACCGTCACGGAGGCAGACAAGAGACAGCTGGCGCGGGACCTCTCGTCTGCCATCACCGCGCTCGGAAAGCTGCGCACTGAGATCATGCAGGAGAACGCGCGTTACGCGCAGCTCTCTTACCCCGAGCCGTTGCCCACAGATAGCATCCAGAATGACTTGCGTGATGGGCAGATCGTGGTGCTGCACCCCGGTCGCACCCTGGGCGCCATCGAGTTCAATAAGGTGCTCTGCGACCAGGGCTGCAAGGCGGAGGTCACTGTCGCGGAAGCCGGCACATTCATCTACGCCAGCCGCTCCGACGGCCCGGCCCAGGCGCGCGTCTTCCGCATCAAGGATGCGGTGCCGTTGGCTGCGCTGCCGGCCACGCGCACGGCGCAAGTCCTGGCAGCCCTGGCGCCGGTTTACCCGCAGTTCATTGACGGGATCAATGTGCTGCGCACCGGGCTCGACAATATGGGGGCCATCTTCCACCCGGCCCTGACGTTGCTCAACGCCGGGCGCATCGAGTCCACACACGGCGACTATGAGTTCTATATCGAGGGGGTGACACCGTCGGTGGCGCGGGTGCTGGAGGCGTTGGACCGGGAACGGGTGACTGTAGCGGCGTCGCTGGGCATCCGCGCACAGACCGCCCAAGAGTGGCTCAAGATGGCCTACGACGCCGAAGGTGAAGACCTCAACGAGGCGATCCACAACCAACCGGGCTACTACGGCATTAAGGCGCCCAGTACGCTGAACCATCGTTACATCTTCGAGGACATTCCGATGAGCCTGGTGCCGATCGCGGCGCTGGGCCAACACTATGGCGTCTCGGTGCGTGGGATGGATGCGATCATCCGCCTGGCGTGCATCATCCACCGCACCGACTACTGGCGCCGCGGCCGCACGCTGGAAAAGCTGGGGATCAACCGGCTCAGCGTGACTGAATTGACGCAGTTCGTCGAGGACGGCCTGCGCTGTTGGGAGGAGTAAATTATGTCTGGTATTGCGGGCATCGAGCGCACGGGCGCGCGAGCAGAAGTAGAGGAAATGTTGAGCCGGATCGGTCATCGCGGGCCGGCTGGCCGAGAGATCATTGAAACGGGAACGGCGACCCTGGGCCTGGTGTTTTCTGAAGGCGAGACCGAGGTAGGCGAAGACCTGCGCAAGCGGAACATCCTGCGGGATGGTGAGGGCTACAGCCGGCTGGCTGAGGCGCGCAGCGCCGGCGACCGGTTGACGTTGACACGCGATGCACTAGGCGTCGCGCCACTTTACTACGGTCGGAAGGCCGATGGTGCGTTGTGCTTCGCCTCAGAAGTTAAGGCGCTTCTGCCGCTCACCGGCCATATCCAGGAGTTCCTGCCGGGCAGCTTTTACGATGGCGTGCAGACTCAGACGTACTTTCGGTTGACGCAGCAGCCACCTCTCCTGATATCGCCCTCGCGCATGGCCCAGGATCTACGCGGCCACCTGGCCGCGGCCGTGGAACGCCACATCGGCAACGGTGAGGTCGGCGCCTGGCTTTCGGGAGGTCTGGATTCCAGCGCCATGGCCGCCCTGGCCCGCCCGCATGTGGATCGACTGCACACCTTCGCCGCTGGATTGGCTGGCGCACCCGATCTAGCGTACGCGGCCGAGGTGGCTGCATTCATCGACGCGGATCACCATGAGGTCGTGATCACGTTGGACCAGATGCTGGCCGCCTTGCCTGCGGTCATCTACCATCTGGAGTCTTTTGACGCGCTGCTGGTGCGTTCGAGCATCACGAACTACCTCGTAGCGAAAGCCGCCTCCGACTACGTGCCCGCCGTCTTCTCCGGCGAGGGGGGTGATGAGCTGTTTGCAGGTTATGCGTATCTCAAGGCACTCGATCCCGCCAAGCTCCCCGCCGAGCTGATCGACATCATCGGGCGCCTGCACAACACGGCGCTGCAGCGGGTGGACCGCTCCGCGTCGGCGCACGGTACGGTCGCGCATGTCGCCTTCCTCAACCCCGACGTGGTGGCGTACGCGTTGCAGATTCCGGCCGAGTTCAAGCTGCGGGATGGTGTGGAAAAATGGATCCTCCGCCGAGCGTTGGACGGTGCTCTACCCGAACGGGTGCTAAACCGCACCAAGTTCTGGGAGGGCGCCGGCGTAGGTGAGCTGCTGGCCGAGTACGCCGAGGGACGGGTCAGTGACGCTGACTTTCGTGCCCAGCGCGCCCTGGCCAACGGGTGGACGCTGAATACAAAAGAGGAGTTGCTGTACTATCGCATTTTCCGCGAGCATTTCGGTGAGTTGGAGGACCTGGCCTGGATGGGCCGCACCAAAGGCGCGCCCCTGGATACATGAAGGTTGGCCCGAATCCCATTCGTGAAACGCCGGACGGCAACTCCGCTCGGCTCAACACCTGCAGTGAGTTCGCCTAGCTGCCACAGAGCACATACCCCAGGTGAGGTGCATGCCGCTCTCACAAATAGCTGCCTGCCTTGTGAGCGCCAATCGAATGCCCGCACCAAGTCAGCCCAACGCGACACGCCAAGCAGCAGTCGCACCGGCAGCCGGTCCACGCTCATCTGGCGCCGCGCCGCGGCATTCATGGGGATACGCTACGAGCAGATCATGGATGCAGATGGCGCCGACTTCCGCATGGAACGCATGCTGCCCGACGCCTATGCGGCCTTGAGGTACTCGCGGATTAACAGCGCGGCCGTCGCGCCCTCGCCTGTGGCGGCAGCGACCTGCTTGGTGCTGCCCGCGCGCACGTCACCCGCGGCGAAGATGCCCGGGAGACTGGTCTCCAGCAAGCCAGGCTCGCGTTTCTCGAAGCCGCGCGGACGAGCGCCGTCGTGCACCAGGTCGTGCCCGGTAACGAGGAAGCCCGAGCGGTCGCGCCGGAGCTGCTCGGGGTTCAGGAACCCGGTGTTGGGGGTCAAGCCGATGAAGACGAAGACGCCTGCGGGGTGGATGACCTCGGTGCTGGCGGCCTGGCTGTCTCGGATCGTGACCGCCTTGAGCTTGCCGCCCGCACCGTCGAAGCGCACGACCTCGGTGTTGAAGCGCACCTCGATCTTGGGATGACGCAACACTTTTTCCTGGATGACTTGGCTGGCCTTCAAGCGGTCGCCGCGGACAAGCAGCGTCACTTTCTCGCTCAGGCTGGCCAGGAAGAGGCTCTCTTCGGCGGCGCTGTTGCCGCCGCCGAGAACCGCGACCGGCAGACCCTTGTAGAACGGGCCGTCGCACGTGGCGCAGAAGTGGATGCCGGCGCCGATGAAGTCGTTTTCGCCCGGTGCGCCCAGGCGGCGATAGCGGCTGCCGGTGGCCAACAAGAGCGCGCGAGCGCTGTACTCGCTGCCGTCGGCTGTGGCCACACAGTGATAGTTGTCGTGGCTGTGCACATCAACCACGTCCTGCGCCTGCAGCATCTCGACGCCGAAGCGAGCGGCCTGCTGGCGCAACTGATCGGCGAACTT from candidate division KSB1 bacterium includes:
- a CDS encoding asparagine synthase-related protein → MSGIAGIERTGARAEVEEMLSRIGHRGPAGREIIETGTATLGLVFSEGETEVGEDLRKRNILRDGEGYSRLAEARSAGDRLTLTRDALGVAPLYYGRKADGALCFASEVKALLPLTGHIQEFLPGSFYDGVQTQTYFRLTQQPPLLISPSRMAQDLRGHLAAAVERHIGNGEVGAWLSGGLDSSAMAALARPHVDRLHTFAAGLAGAPDLAYAAEVAAFIDADHHEVVITLDQMLAALPAVIYHLESFDALLVRSSITNYLVAKAASDYVPAVFSGEGGDELFAGYAYLKALDPAKLPAELIDIIGRLHNTALQRVDRSASAHGTVAHVAFLNPDVVAYALQIPAEFKLRDGVEKWILRRALDGALPERVLNRTKFWEGAGVGELLAEYAEGRVSDADFRAQRALANGWTLNTKEELLYYRIFREHFGELEDLAWMGRTKGAPLDT
- a CDS encoding FAD-dependent oxidoreductase; protein product: MIQPGITIYGAYWCPDCRRSKQFLGEHQIPYRWVDIEQDKAGEAYVLAKHAGKRIIPTIEFADGTLLVEPSNAALAAKLGLKLTAERSHYDLIVVGGGPAGLTAALYAAREGIAALVIERAALGGQAAATERLDNMPGVVEGIEGAKFADQLRQQAARFGVEMLQAQDVVDVHSHDNYHCVATADGSEYSARALLLATGSRYRRLGAPGENDFIGAGIHFCATCDGPFYKGLPVAVLGGGNSAAEESLFLASLSEKVTLLVRGDRLKASQVIQEKVLRHPKIEVRFNTEVVRFDGAGGKLKAVTIRDSQAASTEVIHPAGVFVFIGLTPNTGFLNPEQLRRDRSGFLVTGHDLVHDGARPRGFEKREPGLLETSLPGIFAAGDVRAGSTKQVAAATGEGATAALLIREYLKAA